Proteins encoded in a region of the Paenibacillus pedocola genome:
- a CDS encoding ubiquinol-cytochrome c reductase iron-sulfur subunit produces MSSYNEEHELNPQEPPSRKEMSRRQFLTYTLGGATAFMGAGAILPMVRFAVDPILHKKGEGEFIKVAEASKITNEPQEFNFELKQQDGWYASTATLTAWIRKDESGEIYALSPICKHLGCTVGWNNDKAFPDEYHCPCHGARYTKLGKNLAVAPKPLDQYKTKIDGGWVYLGDIIPNTEAKKEA; encoded by the coding sequence ATGAGCAGCTACAATGAAGAGCATGAATTGAATCCGCAAGAACCGCCCAGCCGAAAAGAGATGTCACGCAGACAGTTTCTGACCTATACGCTTGGCGGTGCAACCGCATTTATGGGAGCCGGCGCCATCCTGCCTATGGTGCGGTTCGCTGTAGACCCGATATTACATAAGAAGGGTGAAGGAGAATTCATCAAGGTTGCGGAAGCCTCCAAAATAACCAATGAGCCGCAGGAGTTTAATTTTGAGCTCAAACAGCAGGACGGGTGGTACGCCAGTACAGCGACGCTGACGGCATGGATCCGGAAAGATGAGAGCGGAGAAATTTATGCGCTTTCACCCATCTGCAAGCATCTGGGCTGTACGGTCGGATGGAACAATGATAAAGCTTTTCCTGACGAATATCATTGCCCCTGCCATGGAGCCAGGTACACGAAGCTTGGCAAGAATCTTGCGGTCGCCCCGAAGCCGCTGGACCAGTACAAGACCAAGATCGACGGCGGCTGGGTATATCTTGGCGATATCATCCCCAATACCGAAGCTAAGAAGGAGGCGTGA
- a CDS encoding DUF2487 family protein: MKFSSFTAESWEENNKYYDTCLLPFTGLHGGESPSEAAAILEQLRDLLELVEQPFQGRIVTYPAVQYATEHSVATLNDVCRKVKSNQFQFVIVATAAAELSSGELYESDLVLSLSGFESSQRGLVKSEISDKIQAMWQRGK, encoded by the coding sequence ATGAAGTTCAGCAGTTTTACCGCAGAGAGCTGGGAAGAGAACAACAAGTACTATGATACCTGTCTGCTTCCGTTTACGGGACTGCATGGGGGGGAGAGTCCGTCCGAAGCGGCGGCGATACTGGAGCAGCTCCGTGACCTGCTGGAGCTTGTGGAGCAGCCTTTTCAGGGACGTATAGTTACCTACCCGGCAGTACAGTATGCTACGGAGCATAGTGTAGCCACACTGAATGATGTCTGCAGGAAAGTCAAATCCAATCAATTCCAGTTCGTGATCGTGGCAACAGCAGCCGCGGAGCTATCTTCCGGCGAGCTTTATGAAAGCGATTTAGTCCTTTCCCTGTCCGGATTTGAGTCCTCGCAGAGAGGATTGGTTAAGTCTGAAATAAGCGATAAAATTCAAGCGATGTGGCAACGGGGAAAATGA
- a CDS encoding IDEAL domain-containing protein: MDKMKATYEVMLGLAAEMVWDEALRKRRTDILYREIDTALAAGDKAAFRYLTEELKSLA; this comes from the coding sequence ATGGACAAAATGAAGGCTACCTATGAAGTGATGCTAGGGCTTGCGGCAGAAATGGTGTGGGATGAAGCGCTTAGAAAGCGACGTACCGACATCTTGTACCGGGAGATCGACACAGCGCTGGCGGCCGGAGATAAAGCGGCTTTCCGGTATCTGACTGAAGAACTGAAGAGTTTGGCATAA
- a CDS encoding gamma carbonic anhydrase family protein produces MRIAYGKYIPRIDESVYVAEGAKLVGDVTVGQHSSIWFNAVLRGDLAPVIIGQRCNIQDGTVGHVAEGLPLMLGDDISVGHSAIIHGCRIGNGTLIGMGAIVLNGAEIGEYALIGAGSIVTENKIIPPYTLSLGSPAKVVRELTEQDLQRMKRTSESYVNKAKEYGIF; encoded by the coding sequence ATGCGGATTGCTTATGGGAAGTACATACCGCGTATTGACGAATCTGTTTACGTGGCAGAAGGTGCAAAGCTGGTAGGTGACGTGACGGTGGGGCAGCATTCAAGTATCTGGTTTAATGCCGTGCTTAGGGGAGATCTTGCTCCGGTGATTATCGGGCAGCGCTGCAATATTCAGGACGGAACTGTAGGACATGTAGCCGAGGGATTGCCGCTTATGCTGGGTGATGATATATCGGTCGGACATTCCGCGATTATCCATGGCTGCAGGATAGGCAATGGCACATTAATCGGAATGGGAGCAATTGTTTTGAACGGAGCAGAGATTGGTGAATATGCTTTAATAGGAGCCGGTTCTATTGTAACCGAAAACAAAATTATCCCGCCCTACACTCTTTCCCTGGGTTCTCCTGCTAAAGTGGTCCGGGAATTGACCGAACAAGACCTGCAAAGAATGAAGCGCACCAGCGAAAGTTATGTGAACAAAGCAAAGGAATATGGAATCTTCTAA